Proteins encoded within one genomic window of Humulus lupulus chromosome 1, drHumLupu1.1, whole genome shotgun sequence:
- the LOC133812776 gene encoding uncharacterized protein LOC133812776, with product MADIVKQILAKPIQLADQVIKAADEASSFKQECTELKSKTEKLAGLLRQAARASSDLYERPTRRIIDDTEQVLDKALSLAIKCRANGLMKRVFTIIPAAAFRKMSSQLENSIGDVSWLLRVSAPADARDDGYLGLPPIAANEPILCFIWEQIAILYTGSLEGRSDAAASLVSLARDNDRYGKLIIEEGGVGPLLKLIKDGQAEGQENAARAIGLLGRDPESVEHMIHAGVCSVFAKILKDGPMKVQAMVAWAVSELAANYPKCQDLFAQNNIIRLLVSHLAFETVQEHSKYTITVNKTTSIHAIVVASNNSNTNNVGNANGDDKQNQNQIAHPLGNRTPSQMYNVVTNTIALKTGSKPLQQINNSANQNTQVKNNNGNTKQNHQQNLSLSGTSIKGRELEDPATKANMKAMAARALLHLAKGNSPICRSITESRALLCFAVLLEKGPEDVKYTSAMALMEITAVAEKDPELRRSAFKPSSPACKAVVDQLLNIIEKEESELLIPCVKAIGNLARTFRATETRMIGPLVTLLDEREAEVSREASIALTKFASSINYLHLDHSKAIINAGGAKHLIQLVYFGEQIVQTSALVLLCYIALHVPDSEELAQAEVLTVLEWATKQSYVTQDEAIETLLQEAKSRLELYQSRGSRGFH from the coding sequence ATGGCGGACATAGTGAAGCAGATCCTAGCAAAGCCGATCCAATTGGCGGACCAAGTGATTAAAGCGGCGGACGAAGCAAGTTCTTTCAAGCAGGAATGTACGGAGCTCAAGTCTAAGACGGAAAAGCTAGCGGGCCTCCTACGCCAGGCGGCTCGAGCCAGCTCTGACCTATACGAGCGCCCCACGCGGCGGATCATAGATGATACGGAACAAGTCCTCGACAAGGCTCTCTCCCTGGCCATCAAATGCCGGGCCAACGGCCTCATGAAGCGAGTCTTCACCATCATTCCAGCCGCGGCATTCCGGAAAATGTCGTCCCAGCTGGAGAACTCGATAGGGGATGTGTCTTGGCTCCTCCGTGTCTCGGCCCCTGCCGACGCTCGAGACGATGGGTACCTGGGACTGCCTCCCATCGCGGCCAACGAGCCTATTCTCTGCTTCATATGGGAACAGATAGCAATTCTCTATACGGGTTCGCTTGAAGGTCGATCCGATGCTGCGGCTTCACTGGTTTCGCTTGCTCGGGATAATGATCGGTATGGGAAGCTGATCATCGAGGAAGGTGGGGTTGGACCTCTGTTGAAATTGATCAAAGATGGCCAAGCAGAGGGCCAAGAGAACGCCGCTAGAGCAATTGGACTGCTTGGTCGTGACCCTGAAAGCGTGGAGCACATGATTCATGCTGGTGTTTGTTCTGTGTTTGCAAAAATCCTCAAAGACGGTCCAATGAAGGTTCAGGCCATGGTAGCATGGGCTGTATCCGAGCTAGCCGCTAATTACCCCAAATGTCAAGATCTTTTTGCCCAGAACAATATTATTCGCTTGCTCGTTAGCCATCTCGCTTTCGAAACTGTTCAAGAACATAGTAAGTACACCATTACCGTCAACAAAACAACATCCATCCATGCCATTGTGGTAGCCAGCAATAATTCCAACACCAACAACGTTGGCAATGCAAATGGGGATGACAAGCAGAATCAGAATCAAATTGCTCATCCCTTGGGAAATCGAACCCCAAGTCAGATGTACAATGTTGTCACCAATACCATTGCACTGAAGACAGGGTCCAAACCTCTCCAACAGATAAATAATAGCGCAAACCAGAACACCCAGGTCAAGAACAACAATGGCAACACAAAGCAAAATCATCAGCAGAATCTTTCACTTTCAGGTACTAGCATTAAGGGGAGAGAACTGGAAGACCCTGCAACAAAGGCCAACATGAAAGCTATGGCAGCAAGAGCACTTTTGCATCTTGCCAAGGGGAACTCGCCTATATGCCGTAGCATAACAGAGTCAAGAGCTTTGTTATGTTTTGCAGTTCTACTGGAGAAAGGTCCTGAAGATGTTAAATACACTTCGGCCATGGCATTGATGGAAATCACAGCTGTGGCAGAGAAGGATCCAGAGTTGAGAAGATCAGCATTCAAGCCAAGTTCTCCCGCTTGCAAAGCTGTAGTTGATCAGTTACTAAACATCATTGAGAAGGAGGAATCAGAACTCCTGATCCCTTGTGTCAAAGCTATTGGGAATCTGGCGAGGACATTTCGGGCAACAGAGACAAGGATGATTGGCCCACTGGTGACGCTGCTTGATGAGAGAGAAGCTGAAGTTTCAAGGGAAGCTTCAATTGCTCTCACAAAATTCGCTTCAAGCATAAACTACCTCCACCTTGATCACTCCAAAGCCATAATTAATGCTGGAGGAGCTAAGCACTTGATCCAGCTTGTGTATTTTGGTGAACAAATTGTTCAAACATCTGCATTGGTTCTCCTGTGCTACATTGCACTGCATGTACCAGATAGCGAAGAACTTGCTCAGGCCGAGGTGCTGACTGTGCTTGAATGGGCAACAAAACAATCTTACGTGACCCAAGATGAAGCAATTGAAACATTGTTACAAGAGGCCAAGAGTAGGTTGGAGCTTTATCAGTCCAGAGGCTCAAGGGGATTCCATTGA
- the LOC133812778 gene encoding ferredoxin--NADP reductase, leaf-type isozyme, chloroplastic, with translation MAAAVTAAVSFPSSKSTSLPSRTSIISPDRITLKKAPFYRDASAVGARVVSVRAQVTTEAPAKVEKVSKKDEEGVVVNKFKPKNPYTGRCLLNTKITGDDAPGETWHMVFSTEGEVPYREGQSIGVIADGEDKNGKPHKLRLYSIASSAIGDFGDSKTVSLCVKRLVYTNDKGELVKGVCSNFLCDLKPGAEVKITGPVGKEMLMPKDPNATIVMLATGTGIAPFRSFLWKMFFEKHEDYEFNGLAWLFLGVPTSSSLLYKEEFEKMKEKAPENFRLDFAVSREQTNEKGEKMYIQTRMAQYAEELWQLLQKDNTYVYMCGLKGMEKGIDDIMVSLAARDGIDWIDYKKKLKKAEQWNVEVY, from the exons ATGGCAGCTGCAGTAACTGCTGCTGTTTCGTTTCCATCTTCCAAGTCCACCTCACTTCCCTCCAGGACTTCCATTATATCACCTGACAGAATCACTTTGAAAAAG GCTCCTTTCTACAGAGACGCATCGGCTGTTGGTGCCAGAGTTGTTTCAGTCAGAGCCCAGGTGACCACTGAGGCCCCTGCTAAGGTTGAGAAAGTATCAAAGAAAGATGAGGAAGGTGTTGTTGTAAACaagttcaaacccaaaaatcCTTACACTGGTAGATGTCTTCTCAACACCAAGATCACCGGTGATGATGCCCCTGGAGAGACTTGGCATATGGTTTTCAGCACTGAGG GTGAGGTCCCTTACAGAGAAGGACAATCAATTGGAGTGATTGCAGATGGTGAAGACAAGAATGGAAAACCCCACAAGCTGAGGTTATACTCAATTGCCAGCAGTGCTATTGGTGACTTTGGAGACTCAAAAACT GTTTCTCTCTGTGTGAAAAGGCTCGTGTACACAAATGATAAGGGAGAACTTGTTAAGGGAGTTTGTTCCAACTTTTTAT GTGACTTGAAGCCTGGTGCTGAAGTAAAGATTACTGGACCTGTTGGGAAAGAAATGCTTATGCCTAAAGATCCTAATGCCACCATCGTCATG CTTGCAACTGGGACTGGAATTGCGCCATTCCGATCATTCTTGTGGAAGATGTTCTTTGAGAAGCATGAAGACTATGAG TTCAATGGTTTGGCATGGCTTTTCTTGGGTGTCCCCACAAGCAGCTCACTTCTATACAAGGAG GaatttgagaaaatgaaagagaAGGCTCCAGAGAATTTCAGGCTCGATTTCGCGGTCAGCAGAGAGCAGACAAATGAGAAGGGAGAGAAGATGTACATTCAAACCAGAATGGCTCAATATGCAGAAGAGTTGTGGCAATTACTACAGAAAGACAACACTTATGTCTACATGTGTGGACTCAAGGGAATGGAGAAGGGTATTGATGACATAATGGTCTCATTGGCTGCTAGAGATG GCATTGATTGGATTGACTACAAGAAGAAGCTGAAGAAGGCAGAGCAATGGAATGTGGAAGTCTACTAA
- the LOC133812779 gene encoding cold shock protein 2, with amino-acid sequence MAEERSTGTVRWFNDSKGFGFIKPDDGGEDLFVHQSSIKSDGFRSLSEGETVEFQVVLAEDGKTKAVDVTGPDGSSLQGNKKESFGGGRRGGRGGGGGAGFGGGWRGGDRRNGGGGGGGGCYNCGDTGHMARDCDRGNNGAGGGSGGGGGGGACYQCGEFGHMARSCPKGNDGGAAGGGGGGGGSGGACYNCGEFGHIARDCSRASGGGGGGGGGGGGSGGCYNCGEFGHLARDCSSASGGGRGGGGGGGRFGSGDAGGGGSGGCYNCGKAGHFARECPEAA; translated from the coding sequence ATGGCGGAGGAGAGGTCTACCGGTACGGTCCGTTGGTTCAACGACTCGAAGGGATTCGGCTTCATCAAGCCCGATGACGGCGGCGAAGATCTGTTCGTTCATCAATCCTCGATCAAATCCGACGGTTTCCGAAGCCTCTCAGAGGGCGAGACTGTCGAGTTTCAGGTCGTCCTGGCCGAAGACGGGAAAACCAAGGCCGTTGATGTGACCGGCCCTGATGGATCGTCCTTGCAGGGGAACAAAAAGGAGAGTTTTGGCGGTGGCCGTAGGGGAGGCCGTGGCGGCGGCGGCGGTGCTGGTTTTGGCGGTGGATGGAGAGGCGGAGATCGGCGTAATGGTGGCGGAGGCGGTGGCGGTGGCTGTTATAATTGCGGTGATAccggtcacatggctagggattGCGATCGTGGCAATAACGGAGCTGGCGGTGGAAGTGGCGGTGGAGGTGGAGGTGGCGCTTGTTATCAATGTGGCGAAtttggtcacatggctaggagctGTCCTAAAGGGAATGATGGTGGTGCCGCAGGtggtggtggaggaggaggaggaagtggCGGGGCTTGTTACAATTGTGGCGAGTTCGGCCATATCGCGAGGGATTGTAGTAGGGCAAgcggtggaggaggaggaggcggcggCGGTGGCGGCGGTTCTGGTGGTTGCTACAACTGTGGGGagtttggtcatttggcaagggattgCAGCAGCGCTAGCGGTGGTGGCCGCGGAGGTGGCGGCGGCGGCGGAAGGTTTGGTAGTGGTGACGCTGGCGGCGGCGGCAGCGGTGGCTGTTACAATTGTGGAAAGGCTGGACATTTTGCAAGGGAGTGCCCTGAGGCTGCTTAA